GATCGCCAAACCAAATAGACCGCTTTCCTCTCTCGCTTGATTGCTAACCTTCCTCAAATTATGACCGACTTACCCAGCCAAGACCAGATTCTTACTGCCCTGAGGCCGATCGCCGATCCTGTCTCTCGCAAAGGCTTGATCGCCGCCGGAGCAGTAAAGGAAGTCAATATTAAACCCTCTGGCGTAGTGGGGCTGACTCTTGCCCTGGCCATAAATGATGCCACTGCCAGGCAGGCTACGATCGACAGGTGCAAAGAAGCAGTCAAGGCGATCCCCGGTGTTAGCGATGTCTGGATTAAGCTAGCCAATCCCCCGGAGCAGGCTGCGCCATCATCTCAACCTCAATCTGCTCAAGCTAACCAATCTAGCCAACCTGGCCAACCTGGCCAACCAAGAATAGACGGCCTGGTGCCCGTATCCGGCGTAAAGCATATTATTGCCGTATCCAGTGGCAAAGGCGGCGTGGGCAAGACCTCGGTGGCGGTTAATCTTTCTGTTTCTTTGGCTGAAACTGGCGCTAAGGTTGGCCTTCTCGATGCCGATATCTATGGCCCCAATGTGCCAACCATGCTGGGGATGGCTGATGCTCAAATCATGGTGATCAAGGGCGAAGACGGCAGCGACATTGTTGAACCCGCCTTTAATCATGGCGTGAAAATGATTTCAATGGCATTTTTAATCGATCGAGATCAGCCAGTGGTTTGGCGCGGCCCGATGCTGAATGGGGTAATCCGTCAGTTTTTATATCAGGCCAACTGGGGCGATCTTGACTATTTGATTGTGGATATGCCACCAGGCACAGGTGATGCCCAGCTAACTCTGACCCAGTCGGTGCCCCTCGAAGGAGCGATCGTAGTGACCACGCCCCAGACCGTCTCTTTACTCGATTCACGCAAAAGCTTGAAAATGTTCCAGAATATGGGCATCCCAGTATTGGGGATTGTCGAGAATATGAGCTATTTTGTGC
The sequence above is a segment of the Pseudanabaena sp. PCC 7367 genome. Coding sequences within it:
- a CDS encoding Mrp/NBP35 family ATP-binding protein; its protein translation is MTDLPSQDQILTALRPIADPVSRKGLIAAGAVKEVNIKPSGVVGLTLALAINDATARQATIDRCKEAVKAIPGVSDVWIKLANPPEQAAPSSQPQSAQANQSSQPGQPGQPRIDGLVPVSGVKHIIAVSSGKGGVGKTSVAVNLSVSLAETGAKVGLLDADIYGPNVPTMLGMADAQIMVIKGEDGSDIVEPAFNHGVKMISMAFLIDRDQPVVWRGPMLNGVIRQFLYQANWGDLDYLIVDMPPGTGDAQLTLTQSVPLEGAIVVTTPQTVSLLDSRKSLKMFQNMGIPVLGIVENMSYFVPPDLPDRQYDIFGSGGGEKTATELQVPLLGRVPLEIDLRVGGDRGVPIVLAAPESASAQALKGIAETIATKIAVPAS